A stretch of Pyrenophora tritici-repentis strain M4 chromosome 7, whole genome shotgun sequence DNA encodes these proteins:
- a CDS encoding Dimer-Tnp-hAT domain containing protein translates to MRSNGLTADDWQVVTEYMDVLSPLKECTKRLEGRGKAKDEDEDEAINDSKPGSFGAIAEIIPVFEYLLTTLESRLQSYDDVVHDAHDEAPGDHLAINLRAAISKARDYYNKLDNTPAYYAATILHPRYKNYCDVAWGDQPGWLELNNRNFQALWAQYRSLPKPRTHTRAKVNNIDDAINSLIDPNRAVDEEDEFDIWKRREPQVEAGSDSAKFPTKYWVGLQDRYPNLSKLALDVLSIPASSCECERVFSELGDLLEPRRRKISPELLAAIHCSRRWRKAGFGSSEIDEKEQLTVEQLISKYHVDTWDEG, encoded by the coding sequence ATGAGGTCGAACGGGCTTACTGCTGACGATTGGCAGGTCGTTACTGAGTACATGGACGTTCTCAGCCCATTGAAGGAGTGTACAAAGCGCCTCGAGGGTCGCGGCAAGGCAaaggatgaggatgaggatgaggcTATCAACGACAGCAAGCCCGGCAGCTTTGGAGCAATTGCTGAGATCATCCCAGTGTTTGAATACCTACTTACTACACTAGAATCGCGACTCCAAAGCTACGACGACGTAGTACACGACGCGCACGACGAAGCGCCCGGAGACCACCTCGCgatcaacctccgcgctgcgATCTCAAAGGCGCgcgactactacaacaagcttGATAACACGCCTGCCTATTACGCTGCTACGATACTCCATCCTCGAtacaagaactactgcgatgtggCATGGGGAGACCAGCCAGGCTGGCTAGAGTTGAATAATCGCAATTTTCAAGCACTGTGGGCGCAGTACCgaagcttaccgaagccaCGTACACACACGAGGGCCAAAGTCAATAATATCGACGACGCGATCAACAGCCTGATCGATCCAAACAGGGCAGTTGACGAGGAGGACGAGTTCGATATATGGAAGCGCCGCGAGCCGCAGGTTGAAGCAGGTAGCGACAGCGCAAAGTTCCCTAcaaaatactgggtagggCTGCAGGATCGATACCCCAACCTCAGCAAGCTTGCGCTTGACGTACTCTCAATACCGGCTTCAAGCTGTGAGTGCGAGCGAGTTTTCAGCGAGCTAGGCGACCTGTTAGAGCCTCGGAGACGGAAGATCTCACCGGAGCTTTTGGCAGCGATACACTGCAGCAGAAGGTGGAGAAAAGCTGGGTTTGGCAGCAGCGAGATCGACGAGAAGGAGCAGCTTACGGTTGAACAGCTCATCTCAAAGTACCATGTGGACACATGGGACGAAGGTTGA
- a CDS encoding zf-RING-2 multi-domain protein — MLGFGNGGGRRAPFTGGLWGSNPFRRSGRGGTTSQPPPQHANLPTLGEYGYVGEDHPEGQPSYGAMRPGMGAYDGGNTPMGPNISHTSYQESDGNVHGYRYRPGGPYSSPMHAFQMYLASSGECPPVGGRFSAYLAGDVPGPFMSVFPTGANSVRGLNGREGPIGFSGQERGLQPDGAFAFELQPAPLPRDNGLSEENAMVIADFIQQHTQPIGEGGTNAPPNSECPICLEPPSLSHLCVQIKGISGCNHMIGRDCLKELLTHDSDEKKECPLCRAEFLASNYIEQGSDEWNSLAQGRGGPARGSSRMPAGYGGDPFGYAAPRGPPRGSPGGMSNIRGLDDVGMDGQGGGPPIARGQGNFIGSGQRLGGPQSGYYQQQVAPNYGGGMEHYGGAGRL; from the coding sequence ATGCTCGGTTTCGGCAACGGTGGTGGGCGTCGTGCGCCTTTCACAGGCGGCCTCTGGGGCTCCAATCCATTCCGCCGCAGCGGTAGGGGTGGCACTACatctcagcctccgcctCAGCATGCCAACCTCCCGACGCTCGGAGAATATGGCTACGTCGGCGAAGACCATCCCGAAGGTCAGCCCTCCTACGGTGCGATGCGGCCAGGAATGGGTGCCTACGATGGCGGCAATACCCCGATGGGTCCGAACATCTCTCACACCTCTTACCAAGAGTCTGATGGAAACGTTCATGGGTATCGCTACCGTCCAGGCGGTCCATATAGCAGCCCCATGCATGCCTTTCAGATGTACCTGGCGTCAAGCGGTGAATGTCCACCAGTCGGTGGTCGATTTTCTGCATATCTCGCGGGCGATGTTCCAGGACCTTTCATGTCAGTTTTCCCGACAGGTGCCAATTCTGTCCGTGGCCTCAACGGTCGTGAAGGCCCTATTGGCTTTTCTGGCCAGGAGCGCGGTCTTCAGCCTGACGGAGCGTTTGCTTTCGAACTCCAGCCTGCGCCGCTTCCGCGCGACAATGGCTTGTCGGAAGAAAACGCGATGGTCATAGCCGACTTCATACAGCAGCATACCCAGCCTATTGGTGAGGGCGGCACGAATGCTCCTCCAAACTCTGAATGCCCAATCTGCCTAGAGCCACCATCCCTCTCGCACCTTTGTGTTCAGATCAAGGGCATTTCGGGGTGCAATCACATGATCGGTCGCGACTGCCTCAAGGAGTTGTTGACTCACGACTCTGATGAGAAGAAGGAGTGTCCCCTTTGCCGTGCGGAATTCCTTGCTTCAAACTACATCGAGCAGGGCTCCGACGAGTGGAATTCGTTGGCGCAGGGGCGCGGTGGTCCAGCTCGCGGTTCTTCCAGGATGCCTGCTGGCTACGGCGGTGATCCTTTCGGGTATGCTGCTCCTCGTGGTCCTCCTCGCGGTTCCCCGGGCGGCATGTCCAATATCCGTGGCTTGGACGATGTGGGCATGGATGGACAGGGCGGTGGTCCTCCAATAGCGCGCGGCCAGGGCAACTTCATCGGTAGCGGTCAGCGTCTTGGAGGTCCTCAGTCGGGCTACTATCAGCAGCAGGTCGCGCCCAACTACGGCGGAGGCATGGAACACTATGGTGGCGCGGGCCGTCTATAG
- a CDS encoding MgtA, Cation transport ATPase, which yields MGETVLPTVEETSPNVDEPPICGLQEPHTTPKQRQLQPNPIDGDISPALHAPHTLNPKDVAEHLGVDIQHGLSHIEAQSRLQLYGPNKVKGAEGLSMWKILLRQISNSLTFVLIIVMAISFAIGDFIEGGVITAVIVLNIVVGFWQDYRAEKTIESLKKLTAPEATVTRDGTMDIKVKAVDLVPGDIVQLSVGSIVPADLRLIDGVNAYTNEAFLTGESAPVEKTPWKTFDDDDLATGDRTNLAFSGSEITSGRCRGIVVATGMNTEVGKIATMLRQKKDAGPQSANVVGRLFQRFISGGKTILGLVGTPLQITLSKFALLLFGLAILLAIIVFSASKWQVGGEVLIYGICVAVAVIPESLIAVLTITIAVGGKAMAKANVITRVQSAIEAVGGVTNICSDKTGTLTQGRMVAKTALIQGAGVFTVDAITDPYNPGSGSVSMNSQGLNLNDFTPNSDVARFLRTIALCNNSKVIPPSESRSVSPSDRKAGMDQSTIGDDRDTDASTIDTISRPPTAIVENIPSGTWVAHGEPTEVALHILASRFNKGKEEILATHNIHLATEFSFDSKVKKMTVVYKDNYTGHMDAYTKGATEFMMPALNVSEQQKAEILEAAESMANQGLRVLCIAHKPLQPGTDISEREVVEANLNYLGLVAIYDPPRLETKGAVRECKIAGITVHMLTGDHPGTARAIAKDVDIIDDRTPASAVMVAKDFDRMTDEEVDSMETLPLVIARCSPTTKVKMVQALHRRGRFCVMTGDGVNDSPALKQANVGMAMGTGSDVAKDAAEMILTDDNFASIVKAVEEGRRLFDNIQKFLMHLLISNIAQVILLLIGLAFKDRDNHSVFPLSPIEILWVNLITSSFLAIGLGLEESQEDSMYRPPHDNKKGVFTAELITDKFIYGFFMGALCLFSFAIVAYVGPGGGDLGHGCNESYNNTCNVVFRARATTYATITLLLLVTAWEVKHFSRSLFNMYPNTPTSAPPGLSIFPTLWRNRFLFFAVIAGLFIMFPIVYIPVINEKVFKHAAIGWEWGVSFGCVVIYISAIECWKAVKRALGIWSGAHRVISREDAEARAGLSGGVAALREK from the exons ATGGGTGAAACTGTGCTACCTACCGTCGAGGAGACATCTCCCAACGTCGATGAACCCCCTATATGTGGTTTACAAGAGCCGCATACTACACCCAAACAAAGGCAACTTCAGCCGAACCCTATTGATGGCGACATCTCGCCCGCACTCCACGCGCCGCACACCCTTAACCCCAAGGACGTTGCAGAACACCTGGGAGTGGACATCCA ACATGGCCTCTCTCACATTGAAGCGCAATCTCGCCTCCAGCTCTATGGCCCTAACAAGGTTAAGGGAGCTGAAGGGCTTTCCATGTGGAAAATTCTGTTAAGACAAATCTCAAACAGTCTCACCTTCGTTCTCATCATTGTCATGGCCATAAGCTTTGCTATAGGCGACTTCATTGAAGGCGGCGTTATCACCGCGGTCATCGTCCTAAACATCGTTGTCGGTTTCTGGCAGGACTACCGAGCCGAAAAGACTATCGAATCTCTCAAAAAGCTCACCGCACCTGAAGCTACCGTCACCCGCGATGGCACAATGGATATCAAGGTCAAGGCAGTGGATCTGGTCCCTGGCGACATCGTCCAGCTGTCTGTTGGCAGCATCGTCCCCGCCGATCTTCGCCTTATCGATGGTGTCAACGCATACACCAATGAGGCCTTTCTCACGGGAGAATCCGCGCCTGTAGAAAAGACACCATGGAAAACCTTCGATGATGATGACCTGGCTACTGGTGATCGAACCAACCTTGCTTTCTCTGGTAGCGAGATAACATCTGGTCGCTGCCGCGGCATCGTCGTCGCCACTGGTATGAACACTGAAGTCGGAAAGATTGCTACCATGCTCCGTCAGAAGAAGGATGCCGGTCCACAATCTGCCAACGTGGTTGGTAGACTCTTCCAGCGTTTCATCAGTGGCGGTAAGACTATCCTAGGTCTCGTCGGAACCCCACTGCAAATCACACTTAGCAAGTTTGCTCTCCTACTCTTTGGTCTTGCCATACTCCTTGCCATTATTGTCTTCTCTGCAAGCAAGTGGCAAGTGGGGGGCGAGGTTCTCATCTACGGTATCTGTGTCGCCGTCGCTGTTATCCCAGAGTCGCTGATTGCCGTTCTCACCATCACAATTGCAGTCGGAGGCAAGGCGATGGCCAAGGCCAATGTTATCACCAGGGTCCAGTCAGCCATCGAAGCCGTCGGCGGGGTCACGAATATCTGTTCTGATAAAACGGGTACCCTCACTCAGGGACGCATGGTGGCAAAGACGGCCTTGATACAAGGCGCTGGCGTTTTCACTGTCGACGCCATCACTGACCCCTACAACCCTGGTAGTGGAAGTGTATCCATGAACAGCCAAGGTCTCAACCTCAATGACTTTACGCCCAACTCCGATGTTGCTCGTTTCCTACGCACCATAGCTCTGTGCAACAACTCCAAGGTCATACCGCCATCAGAATCGCGCTCTGTCTCCCCAAGCGATAGGAAAGCTGGCATGGATCAATCGACCATTGGAGATGATCGCGATACCGATGCTTCCACCATCGACACTATCTCACGCCCGCCCACTGCCATCGTCGAGAATATACCGAGTGGTACCTGGGTCGCACATGGGGAGCCCACCGAAGTCGCTTTACACATTCTCGCCTCCCGTTTTAACAAGGGCAAGGAAGAAATACTAGCTACCCACAACATCCACCTGGCTACCGAGTTCTCTTTTGACTCCAAGGTCAAAAAGATGACTGTAGTCTACAAGGACAACTACACTGGTCACATGGATGCCTACACCAAGGGAGCAACAGAGTTTATGATGCCTGCGCTCAACGTCTCTGAACAGCAAAAAGCCGAGATCCTCGAAGCCGCCGAAAGCATGGCCAACCAAGGTCTTCGTGTTCTCTGCATCGCCCACAAACCGCTCCAACCTGGCACCGACATTTCCGAACGTGAGGTCGTCGAAGCCAACCTCAACTATCTCGGTCTTGTCGCCATCTACGACCCACCTCGCTTGGAAACCAAGGGTGCGGTCCGCGAATGCAAGATTGCTGGCATCACAGTCCACATGCTCACTGGCGACCATCCTGGTACGGCCCGAGCCATTGCCAAGGATGTAGACATCATCGACGATCGCACACCTGCATCAGCCGTTATGGTCGCCAAGGACTTTGACAGAATGACTGATGAGGAGGTCGACTCCATGGAGACACTGCCTCTTGTCATTGCCAGATGTAGTCCAACGACCAAAGTCAAAATGGTACAAGCTCTTCACAGAAGGGGTCGCTTCTGCGTCATGACTGGTGACGGAGTCAACGACTCGCCAGCACTGAAGCAAGCCAACGTTGGCATGGCCATGGGTACTGGTAGCGATGTCGCCAAGGATGCTGCTGAGATGATCCTTACCGATGACAACTTTGCTTCCATCGTCAAAGCGGTTGAAGAAGGTCGACGCCTGTTTGACAACATCCAGAAG TTTCTCATGCATCTCCTCATATCCAACATCGCTCAAGTCATCCTCCTACTCATCGGCCTCGCCTTCAAAGACCGAGATAACCACTCCGTCTTTCCGCTCTCCCCCATCGAGATTCTCTGGGTCAACCTCATCACCTCCTCCTTCCTCGCCATCGGTCTCGGCCTCGAGGAAAGCCAGGAAGACAGCATGTACCGCCCACCGCACGACAACAAAAAGGGCGTCTTCACCGCCGAGTTGATCACTGATAAGTTCATCTACGGTTTCTTCATGGGCGCACTCTGTCTCTTTTCCTTCGCCATCGTCGCCTACGTCGGTCCTGGTGGCGGAGACCTCGGCCACGGCTGCAACGAAAGCTACAACAACACCTGCAACGTCGTCTTCCGTGCTCGCGCTACCACATACGCCACCATCACGCTCCTCCTACTCGTCACAGCTTGGGAAGTCAAACACTTCTCGCGCTCCCTGTTCAACATGTATCCCAACACACCAACGTCGGCGCCACCCGGTCTGTCAATCTTCCCCACCTTGTGGCGCAACcgcttcctcttctttgcGGTCATTGCGGGATTGTTTATCATGTTCCCCATTGTTTATATCCCGGTCATCAATGAGAAGGTGTTTAAACATGCTGCTATAGGTTGGGAGTGGGGTGTGTCGTTTGGCTGCGTCGTCATCTACATTAGTGCTATTGAGTGCTGGAAGGCGGTCAAGCGCGCGTTGGGGATTTGGTCGGGGGCGCATCGCGTTATTAGTCGCGAGGATGCCGAGGCGAGGGCGGGTTTGAGTGGAGGTGTTGCTGCTTTGAGGGAGAAGTAG
- a CDS encoding NESP55 multi-domain protein, which yields MTSPPRERGRTMKSTRRSFSRTRKAKRRGTPLRIETDIAPVEKGESSKTASAAKPRPPVQTEDSPIPTSPASNNVSSWLEDLDDYNWSPEIDIPPYPTFTGKGKQRATDEEVAAQEYYSGGKGPVRAHGDNTPRQSDSSDTLMDDLDVDSGTNDFAETGDFAPGLAPGRATLSEGDIALVRQLERIDLQYFSEENRSVIEETEPESEQEAEPEPAKEVESELEVEPEQESMEEPESEPENGAVVVPRSIFQNYISLDKPLLPLRPSPPSPTTEDPPLSPKSTRSSKSRQSSIIGKLGTSIKSDGRPPLPTSPTSPTKDDSPLSPTSTRSSKRRRSSIIMGKIGTSIKSGARKVARRKSEDEESSGRKSDDGKE from the exons ATGACTAGTCCACCGCGAGAGCGAGGACGGACCATGAAGTCAACCCGCCGCAGTTTTTCGCGGACACGCAAGGCGAAGCGAAGAGGTACACCACTCAGAATCGAGACAGACATTGCACCTGTCGAGAAGGGCGAGTCCAGCAAAACTGCGTCAGCTGCCAAGCCCAGACCTCCCGTCCAAACCGAGGATTCTCCAATTCCTACAAGTCCGGCTTCAAATAACGTATCTTCTTGGTTAGAGGACTTGGACGATTACAATTGGTCTCCCGAAATTGACATCCCTCCCTATCCTACTTTTACCGGAAAAGGCAAACAGCGAGCCACAGACGAAGAAGTCGCTGCACAGGAATACTACAGTGGTGGTAAAGGGCCAGTCAGGGCCCATGGAGATAATACACCTCGGCAATCCGACAGTAGCGATACTTTAATGGACGACCTCGACGTCGACTCCGGTACGAACGACTTTGCCGAGACGGGCGACTTCGCCCCCGGCCTTGCTCCTGGTAGAGCTACCCTTTCTGAAGGAGATATCGCGCTAGTCAGACAGCTCGAGAGAATTGATCTGCAGTATTTCAGCGAGGAAAACAGG TCTGTGATAGAAGAAACTGAACCAGAGTCCGAGCAAGAAGCTGAACCGGAGCCTGCGAAAGAAGTTGAATCAGAGCTGGAGGTAGAACCCGAACAGGAGTCGATGGAAGAGCCTGAAAGCGAGCCAGAAAATGGAGCAGTAGTCGTGCCAAGGTCAATATTTCAGAATTACATAAGCCTTGACAAGCCCCTACTACCATTGCGCCCGTCACCACCATCCCCAACAACGGAGGACCCGCCCTTGTCGCCGAAAtcgacgaggtcgtcgaaaAGTCGGCAGTCAAGTATCATTGGAAAGTTAGGTACGTCTATCAAAAGTGATGGAAGACCACCATTACCGACGTCACCAACATCCCCAACAAAGGATGACTCGCCTTTATCGCCCACATCGACGAGGTCATCGAAAAGACGGCGGTCGAGTATCATCATGGGAAAGATAGGCACGTCTATCAAAAGCGGTGCACGGAAAGTTGCTCGTCGAAAAAGCGAGGATGAGGAGTCATCTGGTCGCAAAAGCGACGATGGGAAGGAGTAG
- a CDS encoding CDC3, Septin family protein, which yields MAESASPIGIANLPNQRHKIVAKRGAAFTIMVAGESGLGKTTFINTLFSTTIKNYADHKRRHHKQMDKTVEIEITKAELEEKFFKVRLTVIDTPGFGDYVNNRDSWQPIIEFLDDQHESYMLQEQQPRRSDKIDLRVHACLYFIRPTGHTLKPLDIEVMKKLCTRVNLIPVVAKADTLSPTDLARFKMRVRQVIDAQGIKIYTPPLEDDDAAAMQHARGLIDAMPFSVIGSEKDVQTNDGRTVKGRQYAWGVAEVENEEHCDFKKLRAILIRTHMLDLIHTTEENHYEAYRAGQMETRKFGEARPRKLDNPKFKEEEEALRKRFTEQVKVEEQRFRQWEQKLIAERDRLNKDLEASHAEIKRLEGEVDNLQGSINRSHGRR from the exons ATGGCCGAATCCGCGTCCCCAATTGGCATTGCCAAT TTGCCTAACCAGAG GCACAAGATTGTCGCCAAGCGCGGTGCTGCCTTTACCATAATG GTTGCTGGCGAGTCTGGTCTCGGAAAGACGACCTTCATCAACACCCTCTTCTCCACCACCATCAAGAACTATGCCGACCACAAGCGACGACACCACAAGCAGATGGACAAGACAGTCGAGATTGAGATCACCAAGGCCGAGCTCGAGGAGAAGTTCTTCAAGG TCCGACTGACCGTCATTGACACCCCTGGTTTCGGCGACTACGTGAACAACCGCGACTCGTGGCAGCCCATTATCGAGTTCCTTGACGACCAGCACGAGTCGTACATGCTGCAGGAGCAACAACCGCGCCGCTCTGATAAGATCGATCTACGTGTTCACGCCTGCTTGTACTTCATTCGCCCTACCGGCCACACCCTGAAGCCGTTGGACATTGAGGTCATGAAGAAGCTCTGCACACGCGTCAACTTGATCCCTGTCGTGGCAAAGGCCGACACACTAAGCCCTACAGACCTTGCTAGGTTCAAGATGAGG GTGCGCCAAGTCATTGATGCTCAGGGCATCAAGATCTACACTCCCCCCCTAGAGGACGACGATGCTGCCGCCATGCAGCACGCCCGCGGTCTCATCGATGCCATGCCCTTCTCCGTCATCGGCTCCGAAAAGGACGTTCAAACCAACGACGGCCGCACCGTCAAGGGCCGACAATACGCTTGGGGTGTCGCCGAGGTTGAAAACGAGGAGCACTGCGACTTCAAGAAGCTGCGTGCCATTCTCATCCGAACCCACATGCTGGATCTCATCCACACTACCGAGGAGAACCACTACGAGGCTTACCGCGCCGGTCAGATGGAGACGAGGAAGTTTGGTGAGGCACGACCAAGGAAGCTGGACAACCCCAAGTTCaaggaggaggaagaggcaCTTCGCAAGCGCTTCACCGAGCAAGTCAAGGTCGAGGAGCAGCGTTTCAGGCAGTGGGAGCAGAAGCTCATTGCCGAGCGTGACCGTCTCAACAAAGACCTCGAGGCCAGCCATGCGGAGATTAAGCGTCTCGAAGGTGAGGTGGACAACCTCCAAGGCAGCATCAACCGCTCGCACGGTCGCCGCTAA
- a CDS encoding WD40 repeat protein, giving the protein MKTDFQFSNLLGTVYSRGNLLFTPDGTCLLSPVGNRVTVFDLVNSKSHTLPFAHRKNITRLALNPRGNLLLSVDEDGHAVLTNVPRRIVLYHFSLRGEVTALAFSPSGRHFAVGIGRQIEVWHTPSTPDVAEGDLEFAPFVRHRVYTGHYNSVQSIEWSSDSRFFLSASKDMTARIWSVDQEEGHAQTTLSGHRQEVVGVWFSKDQETIYTVSKDGALFTWKYMLRYDAPEDADEDDDENLQWGIAERHFFHQNNAHVTCANFHPESKLLVTGFSHGIFFIHELPDFAQISSLSISQNDIDYVAINKTGEWLAFGASKLGQLLVWEWQSESYILKQQGHFDSMNTIAYSPDGQRIITAADDGKIKVWEVNSGFCVVTFTEHMGGVTACEFAKKGNVLFTASLDGSVRAWDLHRYRNFRTFTAPSRLSFSSLAVDPSGEVVCAGSIDSFDIHIWSVQTGQLLDRLSGHEGPVSSLSFSPDASTLVSGSWDRTVRIWNIFARTQTSEPLQLMADILCVAFRPDSKQIAVTTLDGQLTFWNVSDAAQENGVDARRDVSGGRKMSDRRTAANVAGTKAFTTVKYSADGTCVLAGGNSKYVCLYDVQSGALLKKFTVSVNLSLDGTQEFLNSKLLTAAGPQGLIDDQGEASDLEDRRDTTLPGAQKGIGARRTRPTVRVPAVAFSPTGRAFCAASTEGLLIYSLDNTFQFDPFDLDISVTPSTTLDTLAQKNYLKALVMAFRLNERNLIRRVYEAIPVSNVPLVVKDLPSVYLGRLLRFVALQADESPHLEFNLVWIESLLSKHGRWMKENKGGLEAELRSVEKAVRRIQAELARLADENVYRIEYLLSQPVELKQRAQLDFGVKEIENGVSDEEMVDGDDDEDGGEWLGFEE; this is encoded by the exons ATGAAGACTGATTTCCAG TTCTCCAACTTGCTGGGTACAGTCTACAGCAGAGGCAACCTTCTATTCACACCTGATGGCACATGTTTGCTGTCGCCGGTTGGTAACCGGGTTACGGTGTTTGATCTTGTAAA CTCCAAGTCACATACCCTTCCCTTTGCGCACCGAAAAAACATCACCCGGTTAGCACTAAACCCTCGCGGAAATCTTCTCCTCTCTGTGGACGAAGACGGTCACGCAGTCCTCACAAATGTACCTCGTCGCATCGTACTCTACCACTTTTCTCTGCGCGGAGAAGTAACTGCACTCGCATTTTCGCCATCTGGTCGGCATTTCGCTGTAGGCATAGGAAGGCAGATTGAAGTATGGCATACCCCGTCCACGCCAGATGTTGCAGAGGGCGACCTGGAGTTTGCGCCATTCGTGCGACACCGAGTTTATACTGGGCATTACAATTCAGTTCAAAGTATCGAATGGTCGAGCGATTCTCGATTTTTCCTTAGCGCATCCAAGGATATGACGGCGCGGATATGGAGCGTAGATCAAGAGGAAGGGCATGCGCAGACCACACTCAGCGGGCACAGGCAGGAAGTAGTAGGCGTGTGGTTCTCCAAGGACCAGGAGACGATATACACTGTCAGCAAAGATGGCGCCCTCTTCACATGGAAGTACATGCTGCGATACGATGCGCCAGAAGACGCCGACGAGGATGATGACGAGAACCTGCAATGGGGCATTGCCGAACGACACTTCTTTCACCAGAACAACGCACACGTCACCTGCGCCAACTTTCACCCGGAATCAAAGCTTCTTGTCACAGGCTTCTCGCACGGCATCTTCTTCATCCACGAACTACCCGACTTTGCCCAGATCTCCAGCCTCAGCATATCCCAAAATGACATCGACTATGTCGCAATCAACAAAACTGGCGAATGGTTGGCATTCGGCGCATCGAAACTTGGCCAGCTGCTCGTCTGGGAGTGGCAGTCGGAATCGTACATTCTCAAGCAGCAGGGACATTTCGACTCGATGAACACGATCGCATACTCTCCAGACGGCCAACGAATCATAACAGCGGCGGATGATGGAAAGATCAAAGTCTGGGAGGTCAATTCCGGTTTCTGCGTCGTCACATTCACAGAACACATGGGCGGAGTCACAGCTTGCGAGTTTGCGAAGAAGGGAAATGTCTTGTTCACAGCCAGTCTTGATGGCTCGGTCAGGGCATGGGACTTGCACAGATACCGAAACTTCCGGACATTCACTGCGCCTTCAAGGCTGTCATTTTCCTCATTAGCCGTCGACCCGAGTGGCGAGGTTGTATGCGCAGGCTCTATCGACTCATTTGATATCCACATATGGTCTGTCCAAACTGGACAGTTACTTGACAGGCTATCCGGTCACGAAGGCCCCGTCTCTTCACTTTCCTTTTCTCCGGATGCAAGCACGCTGGTCAGTGGAAGCTGGGACAGGACTGTACGCATCTGGAACATCTTCGCGCGCACGCAAACCAGCGAGCCTTTGCAACTCATGGCTGACATCCTCTGCGTCGCGTTCCGTCCAGATTCGAAACAAATAGCAGTTACAACGCTAGATGGACAACTAACCTTCTGGAACGTCTCCGATGCTGCGCAAGAGAACGGCGTCGATGCGCGACGTGACGTGTCCGGTGGCCGCAAAATGTCAGATCGACGAACAGCAGCCAACGTGGCAGGGACCAAAGCTTTCACAACAGTCAAATACAGCGCAGATGGAACATGCGTACTAGCAGGCGGCAACAGCAAATACGTCTGTCTGTACGATGTTCAATCTGGTGCGCTACTCAAGAAGTTCACCGTGTCCGTGAACCTTTCCCTGGATGGTACCCAAGAATTCTTAAATAGCAAGCTTCTGACAGCAGCCGGTCCTCAAGGCCTGATTGACGATCAAGGCGAAGCATCGGATCTGGAAGATCGCCGAGACACTACGCTTCCCGGTGCACAAAAGGGTATTGGTGCGAGACGGACACGGCCTACCGTACGTGTCCCAGCTGTTGCCTTTTCGCCCACTGGCCGGGCTTTCTGCGCTGCATCGACTGAGGGGCTGCTCATTTACTCCCTCGACAACACATTCCAATTTGATCCATTCGATCTCGACATTAGCGTAACTCCCTCCACCACTCTTGACACACTAGCACAGAAAAACTATCTAAAAGCATTGGTTATGGCGTTCCGGTTGAATGAGCGCAACCTGATCAGGCGAGTATACGAAGCTATTCCCGTCTCGAATGTTCCACTGGTCGTCAAAGACCTTCCTTCCGTGTACCTTGGTCGACTACTACGTTTTGTCGCACTCCAGGCCGACGAATCACCGCATCTGGAATTCAACTTGGTGTGGATTGAATCCCTACTCAGCAAACATGGTCGATGGATGAAGGAGAACAAGGGTGGCCTGGAAGCTGAGCTGAGAAGTGTCGAAAAGGCTGTTCGCAGAATACAAGCTGAACTTGCAAGATTGGCAGATGAGAACGTGTATCGCATTGAGTACCTTCTTTCTCAGCCGGTTGAGTTAAAACAGAGAGCGCAACTCGATTTTGGGGTAAAAGAAATAGAGAATGGGGTCTCGGACGAAGAGATGGTCGATGGCGATGATGACGAAGACGGCGGCGAATGGCTGGGTTTTGAAGAGTGA
- a CDS encoding Periplasmic protein TonB, producing MGVSIPTRGLIPAHASSKSPSTPPAEEDPQFPGTITTSPNRLDTLDLTHPILRFSFPTAAAQTAFHHAFPQLRTPRDRAAFMERYFDNYEGVVDIPRRIHMDTSNDEEMARRLAEEEEERLRGDVREMAEGDEKMARELQEGLGVEMETEGDEALAARLEEEEEEERERLQREQ from the coding sequence ATGGGCGTCTCAATCCCCACCCGCGGGCTCATCCCCGCTCACGCATCCTCCAAATCTCCATCAACACCACCCGCCGAAGAAGACCCCCAATTCCCAGGCACGATAACAACATCACCCAACCGTCTCGACACCCTTGATCTCACCCACCCCATCCTCCGCTTCTCCTTTCCAACAGCCGCAGCACAAACCGCCTTCCACCATGCCTTCCCCCAACTACGCACACCGCGCGATCGCGCCGCCTTCATGGAGCGCTACTTCGACAACTACGAGGGCGTAGTTGATATACCGCGTCGTATACACATGGACACTAGTAATGACGAGGAGATGGCGCGGCGGCTGgctgaagaggaggaggagcgGCTGAGGGGTGATGTGCGAGAGATGGCGGAGGGCGATGAGAAGATGGCGAGGGAGTTACAGGAGGGTTTGGGGGTGGAGATGGAGACGGAGGGGGATGAGGCGTTGGCGGCGCggttggaggaggaggaggaggaggagcgGGAACGACTGCAACGGGAGCAATAG